The following proteins are encoded in a genomic region of Clostridia bacterium:
- a CDS encoding PadR family transcriptional regulator produces the protein MTRLYILHKATKEPVFSAGMKEEYERHRVLLSARSVASMLRGMQDKGYFEPAARRNGRPLKAYVATRRGQLAIERTRDKLRVLFDVIPTTGRGDKRFDGLPRAAKR, from the coding sequence TTGACGCGACTGTATATCCTGCACAAGGCCACGAAGGAACCGGTCTTCAGCGCCGGAATGAAAGAGGAATACGAGCGGCACCGAGTCCTGCTCAGCGCCCGGTCCGTTGCCAGTATGCTCAGGGGGATGCAGGACAAAGGGTATTTTGAGCCCGCTGCACGGCGCAACGGCCGGCCATTGAAGGCTTACGTGGCGACCCGCCGAGGGCAATTGGCGATAGAGCGAACGAGAGACAAACTCCGAGTATTGTTCGACGTCATCCCTACGACCGGCAGAGGAGACAAGCGGTTCGATGGACTTCCCAGGGCGGCCAAGCGCTAG
- a CDS encoding sugar phosphate isomerase/epimerase family protein, protein MSIEAGLNMEFVRRSEKPFTVGVEMAAKIGYKYVEPMLHTGRELMSEAGYYHSVSMEEDPHFIRDILEKNGLKASAVSAHCPLMRPEVSVMYLQRAIRFAAVLGAPVVNTDESYRPEWVIGDEAWPVMTYTLKAVLRVAERYGIDIGIEPHNEISRTTDGLLRIASLVESPLLRINYDTGNGYLAGEDIYEALERIGSRLVHMHAKDISVEHSDAERGKVAGTPVGCACGDGVVDWARVIGIIRKHGFSGVLSVECGTPEEAARSLAHLTALLAAKEPAAAKA, encoded by the coding sequence ATGAGTATTGAAGCCGGACTGAACATGGAGTTTGTGCGTCGCTCGGAGAAGCCTTTTACGGTGGGTGTCGAGATGGCGGCGAAGATCGGATACAAGTACGTCGAGCCGATGCTGCACACCGGACGGGAGTTGATGAGCGAAGCCGGGTACTACCATTCGGTGTCCATGGAAGAGGATCCGCACTTTATTAGGGACATCCTGGAGAAGAACGGGTTGAAGGCATCGGCGGTGAGCGCACACTGTCCGTTGATGCGGCCGGAGGTCAGCGTGATGTACCTGCAGCGCGCTATCCGATTCGCGGCGGTTCTCGGCGCCCCGGTGGTGAACACCGACGAGAGCTACCGGCCGGAATGGGTGATCGGTGACGAAGCGTGGCCCGTGATGACCTACACCTTGAAGGCCGTGCTGCGCGTAGCCGAGCGCTACGGCATCGACATCGGGATCGAGCCGCATAACGAGATCTCCCGCACCACCGACGGTCTGCTGCGCATCGCGAGCCTGGTGGAATCGCCGCTCCTGCGCATCAACTACGACACGGGGAACGGCTACCTTGCCGGCGAGGATATCTACGAGGCGCTGGAGCGGATCGGCAGCCGTTTGGTTCACATGCACGCCAAGGACATCAGCGTCGAGCACTCCGACGCCGAGCGCGGCAAGGTGGCCGGCACGCCCGTAGGCTGCGCCTGCGGGGACGGTGTAGTGGATTGGGCGCGCGTGATCGGCATCATCCGGAAGCACGGGTTCAGCGGCGTGCTGTCAGTGGAGTGCGGAACGCCGGAAGAGGCGGCCCGCAGTCTCGCGCATCTTACGGCGTTGCTGGCTGCAAAGGAACCGGCAGCCGCGAAGGCTTAG
- a CDS encoding Gfo/Idh/MocA family oxidoreductase codes for MSTTVSRRGFVGAMTAASAGRVLGANDRIRLGAIGTGGRGRYLMSNANKAGNIQWVAVADAYDVQRDRAEKIAGTTVNKYVDYRKVLDHKDIDAVIIAPWDHMHCEIAVAACRAGKDLYVEKPLTLHPMEGHQIVRAVRENKRILQTGTQQRSYPHFIEAKERFIDSGRIGRVTMVRTIWNGNAAYRNQKPPAGMEKKPDGMDWDTCQGRLPKVPWDPKRYFNHYVYWDYSTNAQMGGLFVHMVDVAHWYLKTEKPLAAVCMGGIYLGYEDRDTADNINSIVEYPDGLLVTFEANVTDMISKENADIVFMGTGGRLHIFRYGYRFLPAEKGAEPVTSGPTPELHVANWLDCVRTRKHAACDEAAGHYSAMACHICNISYKEKRRVTWQKEWDV; via the coding sequence ATGAGCACAACAGTTTCGCGTAGAGGGTTCGTGGGAGCGATGACGGCCGCATCCGCCGGGCGGGTCCTGGGAGCCAACGATCGTATCCGTCTTGGGGCTATTGGGACCGGGGGCCGGGGCAGATACCTGATGTCCAACGCCAACAAGGCGGGCAACATACAGTGGGTAGCGGTGGCGGACGCCTACGACGTGCAGCGCGACCGCGCCGAGAAGATAGCCGGCACCACGGTCAACAAGTACGTCGATTACAGGAAGGTGCTCGATCACAAGGATATCGACGCCGTTATCATCGCTCCCTGGGACCACATGCACTGCGAGATCGCAGTGGCCGCGTGCCGGGCGGGCAAGGATCTATACGTCGAAAAACCATTGACCCTTCACCCCATGGAGGGCCACCAGATCGTGCGTGCCGTCCGTGAGAACAAGCGCATCCTCCAAACGGGGACGCAGCAGCGCAGTTATCCGCACTTCATCGAGGCCAAGGAACGATTCATTGACAGCGGCCGCATCGGGCGCGTCACCATGGTGCGGACCATCTGGAACGGCAACGCGGCCTACCGCAATCAGAAGCCGCCTGCGGGAATGGAGAAGAAGCCGGATGGCATGGACTGGGACACCTGCCAGGGCCGCCTTCCCAAAGTGCCCTGGGACCCCAAGCGCTATTTCAACCACTACGTCTACTGGGACTACTCGACCAACGCGCAGATGGGCGGATTGTTCGTTCACATGGTGGACGTCGCGCACTGGTATCTCAAAACGGAGAAACCCTTGGCCGCGGTATGCATGGGCGGCATCTACCTCGGCTATGAAGACCGAGACACGGCGGATAACATCAATTCAATTGTCGAGTATCCGGACGGGCTGCTGGTCACCTTTGAGGCCAACGTCACCGATATGATCTCGAAGGAGAACGCCGATATCGTATTCATGGGGACCGGCGGCCGGCTGCACATCTTCCGCTACGGCTACCGCTTCCTACCGGCGGAGAAAGGTGCCGAGCCGGTCACCTCGGGGCCCACGCCGGAACTGCACGTGGCCAACTGGCTAGACTGCGTTCGCACCCGCAAGCACGCGGCCTGCGACGAGGCGGCGGGGCACTATTCCGCCATGGCGTGCCATATCTGCAACATCTCTTACAAAGAAAAACGCCGCGTTACGTGGCAGAAAGAGTGGGACGTATGA